The region AACAAATGCTTCTATGCAGTCTTGAGTGGTGGGCATATGAGATAATTATATTGCTGGCTGGGGTAATGAGAAATCCCCAACTGGAGACGTCAGTGTTGTCAATAAGGCAATGCTTCTTTCTTTCTTATCAGTTATCACATTCAAACTGATATTCTGAATATATTAATTCTAATATACAATTCAATAGAACCACTTTTCATGATCGATCTTATTTTTAACAGCATCACAGTCGCTGCGCTACATTATTTCGCCCCATTCTCTCTTGGTGTTGCTGCAAGGTGCGTGTAGAATTTGTTCACTGTGTGTATATGCAACTACATTGCTTGCTTAATTAATAGAATATCTTGAACAAGTGTAGCGTTCGGGTTTCAAATGAATTAGGGGCTGGAAATCCAAAGGCTGTTCGGACGACTGTCTGGGTAGTTATGGTACTTGGAGTTATAGAGGTGAGCATTGCAGCAGTAGTACTTTTCTCCCTTCGCCATGTTCTGGGACGTGCATTTGTGAGCGACAATCAAATTATTGACTACGTGAGGAGGATGACTCCATTCATATGTCTCACAATGATCTTGGACAGCGTTCAAGGAATACTATCCGGTATGTAATTTATCAACTACTTTTTTTTATTCAAGCAATGTAAAGTCTTTCGCTATATAGTTGTAACCATATTCCTTATGGAATTATTATATGTATCTATAGGAGTTGCAAGAGGAACAGGGTGGCAGCGTCTAGGGGCTTATGTGAATCTCGGATCATATTATCTAATTGGAATTCCAGTAGCACTACTATTGGGTTTTCTAGTGCATATGAGAGCCAAGGGTCTTTGGATTGGTTTAGTAGCAGGATCGTTGGTGCAAAGTATTCTGCTTCTCATTATAACAAGTTTTACCAACTGGAAAAAAGAGGTTCTGTTTTTAACCAACTTGTATACATATTATTTATctattttatttaaaagaaagtaataAAGAACATCTAAACATATGAAAAGAAAGGGCGTGCTAAATGTATGACATATATTGAAGTGAGCATTTCAGATAATGAACTTAAACTTTCCCTTACAGGTTGAAGACACGAAGGAAAGGGTGCTTGAAAAGAAAGTCTCGTATGAGAAGAAATGAGAAAAAGGGTGGCAATGGAGGAAATGACCAATTATTGAGTGATGCAGTAATGTTTATATGTCATTTTGGCTGctacatgtatatatataaaaacagGTGGTTCAGATGCCTATTTTGATTGCTAAAGGAAATCAAAAGATGATAAAAGAttgtttgtttgtttgtttgtAAAAGGCAAACACAAAATAGTTAATTGGCAGCTTGATTTTGTTTTCTTTGTTCAACACCTACTACTGTAGCAGGACAAGTGTATATTCATATTGAAGTATCCTTAAGCCCTTGCTTGTGTTCTGTCTGAGAGCTCATAGGTTGAACACTTGAAAACAGTTTTGTATGCCTGTTTTGATTGCTAAAGGAAATTAGAAGAGGATAAAAGATTGTATGTTTGTTTGTACAGAGGCCTGTCCAAATAGTTAACTGgcagtttatttttattttgtttgttCAATCCCTATAAGTTTTGATTGTGTTCTATCTGATACTGTTGCTCATAGGTTGAACACTTGAAAACAGTTTTGTTTTTGttgaaatttatttttaaacgccATAAATCAGAATCCTCCCTCGACCCCTACTGATGCAGAGTATTGCGCAAAATGTATGCATCAAAGTGTCGCTTCTGCATCTACATGCTTGGATCTGAGAATGGCATATGAATCTTGAGTATACAAGATCACAATACTGGAATCTCAAATGCATGCTTTTAAGTACCATCAGATGAGAGGGTAATCTCCTTTCCTGTGTTTCTACTGAAGATCATATTCAGGTTAAAAACTACATTTAAAACCAGGAACACAAAGAAAAACTTATCTTTACTGTTTCTACATAATTTTGGAATGATCACAATACTAACTGATACTATTAACAAAGAGCCAGTTACATTTTACTTGCAGCAAAGCATCAAACATCTTTATTTTTGTTTGCTTTTTCTAAATATTTGTCGAAGCAGAACCAGAAGCCATTACAGATTGATCAAGTTCAGGAGTCTGGTGATCTGATATTCACATGATGGAACAGTTGGGGTCATTGTAGGAGTCTCGCGTTTCATAAACATGTTGGTAAGTAGGAACCTGTCCCCCATAGTAATAAGAATTATAAGGGTAATTTGAACCATAAACCTGTAGCTTAGGCTTCATCTTCACTTCATCTTTCTTGTCTTTCTTATCATCTTTAGCTGGACCAATACTAATCAAATCTGCATGCCCCACATTCTTCCTCAACAGTTTAGCTAGTTTAACCGTATCTATTTCCTCTCCGATCACCTCTATTTTATCCTTGTCGTCTCCCTTTATTGCTACTGATTCTACCCCTGTATGAAAATATGCAGAACCTCAGATAATGATCACGATAGCACGAAGCACAATGACTGAAAAAATGGTTACCAGAAAATGTAGCTGCAATCTTCATGGCCTTAGCCCGAGACTTCTTGGGGTCAGACATTTCCACTCTAATCACCACCTTTTGCTGCAAACAAAACACAAAGAAATGCAAAATGTAAATTCCAATCTGCAAGGAGATTACTTTGATAGTAATTATATTTTACCTTCATTGTCTTGGTATAATGTGATTTGGAAGAAATATGAAAGATGGAGCAGAATGTGAGATGTTACTGAAATTTGAAATTGTACTAAATAAAATATATCTCTGCAACATATATGTAGAGAAAGTGAGTCGTTTTCCTTGTATATTATAGTAGATAAACATCCAAAAGATAGAACAATCATAAGTGTAGACTGTTTTTACCAAATCCTATTTACTAAATTTACATGATTGATGGATAGACATCCAAAGAAAAGAATAAGCACAGGACAAAGGGTTGGATCCGAGATCCGACTCATAATGTGGCCTATCTTCTTTGTCATTCATAAAATTCACTTAATGTATTCAATATTCATATATGCGGTTGTTTCCCGGTTATCGTTGGATGAAATAAAACTGTTAATACATTATTACGGTAGCATTCACATGCGGCAATAAAATATTAGGGCAGCCCGCAGTGAAACATTGCCGCTGGTGTATTACAGTCAAATTGGGTAAGGATAATTTGCCTTAATGTGTATATTAGAGATATCTTCTTGAAATTTTTACAACTCCATCCCTTAAAAATAAGTTTTTTTTAATTAATCTACTCGATAAATCTAGAATCTGGGACgatcaaaaataaaattttaaatgttATTGTACGAAGTTATTTTTAATTGTTGAAAGTACTACTAATGAAATAGTCTATCATCTCGACGACAAAGTTGATGACCCAGCTACCTTAGTAACTAATTAGTCAAGCAAATCTCGCTTGCCTGTCATAATCTCGCTTATCATACTTAACCAAATCAATCATTTTCATGGATGTGAGGTATGCACAAAGTGAGATTTGTGTAATTACTAAACAATCTCGCTTAGCATACTTTACCAAATCAATCATTTGGATCACAACGGACATCATCAATTTATATGCATGGATATAGAAAGACCATTCCTTATCAAGAACTGCTCTTAACATAGGTTACTCAAAGAAGCTAAACTATACACAGTAAATAGTAGAAAACCAGCGTTCATAGCAGCAAACTATACATGTGAGTAATTTCCCAGCACAACTATCAGAGGCCTTAGTGCCTTGCAATGGTTTCGATTACCTTATGCAATAAATCGAACAATAACCGAAAATTAAACAGCATCATCagcatcatcatcatcatcatcagcatCATGCAATATGGCTCGTCAGGCCATGCAAGAATCATGAGCAGCTCATGGTATTTCCTCAGTGATTTCGCAAGCTCAATTGTGTCAATTCCTTCTCCAATGACCTCTATTTGATCCTTATCATCCCCCTTCAATGCTACTGCTTCTACCCCTGCAACATATTTCAATTTTTACACAAAATATATTTCGACGTGTTTAATCTGCAGTACTTCAAATGAATAACGAAAAACAAAAGCCTGAATCGATCTTTTTAACTAAACACTTACCGTAACTAGTAGCTGCAATCTTCATGGCCTTAACACGAGATTTCTGGGGACTACACATGGCAACTTTAATAACCACCTTTTGCTGCAATcatttaaattttatgaaaatttaAAATTGAATGAATATTGTTGCGAAAATTTGATGGATCAGCTATGGAGATAAACACATTCATCGATCATATACATACCTTCATCGTGTTGGTTGTGGTTAGCGTGCTTGGAGACTTCTTAAGAAAATATAAAAGGACTTGCAGAATTGGATGAAAGAACAGTTAAATTTACTGATTGAAATgggacttgcagtagtcttctATTTCATTTATATAGTAGTATACATTAAGGGTTAGGACTGGGATCACAATCAAAGTGGCCCCAGCTTAAAGCAAATAACACGTCAAACTAATGCAGACTGGTCAAGGTTATGAACACCGGTCTGAAAATCTGAATACCATAACACGGAGGTGACCCATTAAAATGATGATTATAAGAACGAAATTTATATTATGTGCCTGTGGATAAGCATGAAAACTTATAATTTTAATGAATAGCCGTTTTAAGAAATATGTTCATAACTTCGCTCAACTTTCTTTCAAAAAACATGCATCCAAATGTTAACTAACGGAGATGGTTCGTCACAACGGTTGGATCAACCATCCAACGACTCATAAGTTAATTGTTGCATAACACATGTTTTCCGGCTAGGGATCGTCCCTCGTTATCTAAATGTTACAAACCCTATTTTTTTAAGTAACCAGTTTCTTTAAAATCTTAAGGTCGTAAAGGAAGATCCGAACAATGTCTTATACTATTATCCATCTAAAATCTtaaggttgcagagaaaaactcgaacatgatcttatactctttaacactttcatttaattatacaatatttTTCGGTACGATTGACAACAACAAATGTTAtcaataacaaatatttaaattaaacaaGTATGGGTGGTAAGACTCGAATCCGAGTCCCTCCCTGTTCGAACTCTAATATCATGTTAAGTAATCGGTCCGTCTAAAATTTTAAAGTTTTAGAAGAAAATCCGAACATAATCTTATAATCTTTTAACATTTTTTCCCAACAGTATAGTTGCTAATGACTAGGTAATTATTACTTCAGCGGAAGATAACAATATTGTGTCATTGACTTACGTCAACTGACTCAAGAGCTACTGTATTCAAGTTGCAGTTTGCTTGATATAATTAAGACATGAGCATGCATGCGCATTATATTCGCTGTCCAAGTCGCTATTTTTATATACTTACACTACAAGTCTCGACCTATAGTTCTTCTTGTAGCCTCCCCATAGTTGTCCAGTTGATGTGCAGTGATCATGAATAGAACTGGTCAGATTGTAAGGAGAATCAAAATGCATGAAATGATTAGGTAGAATTAACAATCATCGATATTGCTTAATTCCTAGTAGTAGCTAGTAGTTTCTGGTGATTTAGACAGTGTCAAATCTGTGCGACCAGAGGTGTCACCATCTTCCAAAATTCAACTTTATAGGCAAGCAGGCAAACTGCCAGTTGCTTCCAGCTGCTGCTTAATTTGACTGCCGTTCTGGACATCACTGCTGCCCCTGTGGGAATGTCTTAAAAATACCAGACCGTTTAGTTCATTCAACTGCTATATTTTTCTTGCAAGATACGTTAACTCTCTATATATACCATTTGTTATTATTTCACTGAATGTATAATATTTTCAAACTTATATTTTCATTTGATATTTATAATTCTCAAGCAGAAACTAAACATTTTTAGTCATAAAAATTTCTATATTAAATTTCAAGGACAGAATAAAATATCAAACAGAAAGTTCTTCTCTGATTTTTCCAGTTTAATGTTTTAACTACAATAATTATATATAAGAAATGTTAATATATCATAGCCTCTTAGAGGAGCTGTGTTTAAGCATGGTTATTGACCCAATAATTACTAGTGTCAGCTGATGCAATATACAATTATATAAATGCAGAAAAGTCATGTATATTTGATAACAAAGGAAATATACACATTAATTGTAAGAAGATTCACAAACAAGCACAAACAAACAAATATCCAAGGATGAAATAATTATCATTGGCCTGCTATGTACAATACAACTACAAATACCTACCTCCCTGGTATATTAGAAATCAGGATTCAAACTTAGTAGGTAATTAACGTACCTTGTAATGATAAATTAATCAGGAataattaattaatgattatgaatttatttatattttgctTCCTTGTGGGATCATTACTAAGTTTGTTTATAACTTTATCAtcttttgaaaataattataaaaatataatttgcCACTAAAAGCAATTAACATGCAATTTCAAATATACAGTTTGCCACCAAAAAAACAAATATGCAATTTCTCTTAAAAAGCACTTAAAATTTTCTTTTGGTGCATTTGAATTTGTATAGGTTGTATTTGAGCTTGCAGCTGGTTGTAAAATCgtattttacaaaaaataaaataaaaattgtatatttataaattaaaacataaaaaatcattcttttacaaaaaatatatatcaaaaacatatttttaaaaaaatctttaTATTTAACTATTAGTTATGTATGTTATCTTTATATATCATAGAGGTAGGGTTAAATTCCATTATCATAGACTAAACACAATAGtttaagataaataaattttaaaatattttctaaaattagctttaaattatttttattctattattcaattatatatatatatatatatatattcattgtATATATTATCTTTATTCGTGTATATATCTAGACATATttgatagggtataagagacctGGGTAGGCGCCAACCTGGACTAAAGGGAGGTAGGCTCAACCTACCTgctaagacccccctctcccaggccaATCAAGCATAGGAGCCCAGGCCCGGGCCTATCCTAATTCCCGGATCCGGATCCGCCTGCATACCCGGATCCGGGTCAGAACTAAAACCACAGTGAGGGAGGTCCCAGCAAGCACATGCGCATCCCGCAACCCGCCAAGCAaaggtacgtgggcacgtgactatgacagctatcaacaaccagcATACCAGACAAGCACGGCTCGTGTCAGATGCCGTTAGGgtactctggaggtggtcctccctCGGACACGTGCAAGCAATCCACGGGTCCTCCcttggacacgtgtaagcaatccacccaagccaggcgtcctctggtcccagcatccaacggcccagatttagaggtaactacccctaaaccctaccttggggctatatatacccccaagactgaagggtttaggggttggaaaatattcTCTCTTGCACTCACACACTCACATACACTCAAAAACATATAGCAGCCATCACATaaaaacacacacaaacacacagcagcctctaaattacataaacatatatcccttcatcttctccaaagcctgttctcattctcacaccggaggcgccgtgggagccaaaccccccttccggtgttgttttgcaggcgcccaaccagcagctacaccccATCCACGCAtagaaggtccaggaacgccgAGGATCCTGCCACGTGGCAGGAGCGGTTTCTCTCTCCTGGGCCTATAAAAGGCTGCAGTCCCCTTTCTTTTTTCCTTCTTACTTTTATTCTCCCAAATTCTAAAAAATCCAATAGTTTCTTCTGTTCTTTTTCTCATTTTTCTTCGAAGGCTTTcactctcggcttctttcttcCGCCGCTGATTCGCTGTTGCTCCATTCATCTTCAATTGACTTGTAAGATCTCTTCTTTTTTGTTTTTTCCATTTGTTCTTCGATTTTGTTTTTGGAATTTTGATTTTGCATGCTTGAGGTTCGTCTATATTTCTTCGAAGTGAAATCGAGAtttttggttgtttttgttgCTTGGGTTTTTGTTTATTTGTAGATCAGTAAGTGTCTCTGTGTTTTAGGCTCGATTTTTGTTGATTTCTATGGGTTTTTTGCACTgttgttcttcgtgttcttggctgggatatatatgtatgtataggttAAAAATGGCATGTTTTGCCTTTTGATTCCCAAGGTAACTGTTTGTGGGTTAGGGTTTTTGTTTGGATCCGGGTCGAGGGTATAGGATCCGGATCGGGGGTAGGTTTTTGGGTAGAATTGTATGACTTGGGTTTTATCTGTTTTTTGGTTGCTTTTGTTCCGGGTGTGGGTGTTTGCCATGAGGATCCGGGTGTATGGGTTTTGCTTTAAGTTTTTTGTTGCAATGGATCCGGATCTGGGTATTTGCCATAAAGATCCGGGTCCATGGGGGTTTGTTTTTGTGGATTGTAGTTAAcatgatccggatcgttgatgtttttccgggttggacttgcattggtgGTCCAGATCATTAGGTTATGATAAAATTAACATAACGTACCTGATCCGGACCACTTAGTAAGACAAATAAAATCTGTAGGGCCCAGATtaactgaccttcattttaataggtatatggtccggatcAAAGAGAGAGCTAGGAAAGTATACAACTGCTATCCCAACTTTTCTGACGAGGAGAGTGATCCGGATTCATCTGGTAGAGAACAGATCCAGGGCGAGATGGTTAGAAAGGGGTCCGGGTCCGTGGGAACAATTACGAGCTTCCGGTTCAAGAGGCTTCCAGAAAACTCTGTTATTTTTACGCCAGAGGGCAGGTGGTCTGATATTAAGTATCATTTCATAAGAAAGCCACCCGGGTTCGAGGATAGCATTTATTATACCCGGGTCAGATACGAGAGGCACGAGGATGGGCACCCGGGTATTTATGACCAAGGTGCTCTGGAAACAGCTTTTGCTTCCTTTGGGATCAGCCGGGATCACTACCAGCTTAAGGATTTTTATGCCGAAGCAGATTCGGGTGATATGGACAATGCAATCCGGGCTGCTTTTCAATTGACTTCTGACATCGCTTGGAGGTGGCCTGAGCCATATGAGAGGATTTTCCATCGTCCTGCTGATGGTTTTGTCCCGGTCTGGCTGGAGCATTTAAGGTCCGGGTGGAGCCCCAGGTGGCACATTTTTCTGAAGCACCTTTGTAAGTATGTCTACAAGATTTCTCCTATGCAGATAACTCCGAATGGGATCAAGTCTATGACCTGGTTCATAGCTTGCTGTAACAAGTCCGGGCTTCTTCCTACCTTCAAGTTATTCCACCAGATTTTTTACCTTTCTAGGTCAAGCCAGAAACCTTTTTACGAACTGAGATTCCGGGCAGCAGAGTGCGGATTTGGTCCGGGTAGGTCCAAACCAGTCATGCACCAGACCTCTTTGAAGCATTGGAATGGGGAGATACTGATGTTGAAGGGTTACGATTTGGAGTATCTTCCTTATTTCACGACTGGGGAGGTTAAGACGAAGTTCAACCCAGAGATCTTAGAGGGGGAGGCTGTAGACCAAGTTAGAAAATTTTGTGGTAGTCTCGGGTTCCAGCCAACCCGGGATACGTTTATGAACCATAAACTCATGTTCCAACTTGGCTGTGAGTTCTTTTTTAACTTGCCCCTTTTTACTTGATCCGGGTCTCCATCCAAGCTTGGAGAACCGGATTACCTTCCTTTTGCTTGTAACTTGTAATCTTTGGTCCGGATCAAGGTCTATTTTGGTCTTTGATCCGGGTCCCCCTGCTTTTCCTGCTTAACTTTTTAGATAATTTGCATAAAACGTCTTGCCATGGTCCGGGCTCCCTGTAGTATTTCTTTCCGGGTTTGGTAGTCTTCATTTTTATTAATCCTGTGCTTATAGTTTTCTTCTATTTCTCAGGTTTGCCGCATTATAACCCTGCATCCCGGGCCATAATGTCTTCCTCAGCATACGCAGCGGCTTTTAACTCTTTGGGGTTGGCATACAAGACAACAAAGGGGGCCCCAGGCACCGGATCCGGATCTGCGGAT is a window of Apium graveolens cultivar Ventura chromosome 11, ASM990537v1, whole genome shotgun sequence DNA encoding:
- the LOC141696712 gene encoding heavy metal-associated isoprenylated plant protein 16-like, producing the protein MKQKVVIKVAMCSPQKSRVKAMKIAATSYGVEAVALKGDDKDQIEVIGEGIDTIELAKSLRKYHELLMILAWPDEPYCMMLMMMMMMLMMLFNFRLLFDLLHKVIETIARH
- the LOC141695284 gene encoding heavy metal-associated isoprenylated plant protein 46-like, whose protein sequence is MKQKVVIRVEMSDPKKSRAKAMKIAATFSGVESVAIKGDDKDKIEVIGEEIDTVKLAKLLRKNVGHADLISIGPAKDDKKDKKDEVKMKPKLQVYGSNYPYNSYYYGGQVPTYQHVYETRDSYNDPNCSIM